A segment of the Superficieibacter sp. HKU1 genome:
GATCTGGCCGCGATTAATGGTATCAACCGCGTGCTGATTAATGTCTACACCAACAACCTGCTTTTGCCGGGAAGCAAAGGCCGCAGCGGTAGGCAGGCCGATGTAACCAAGGCCAATAACGGAAATCGTATTAAAACTCATAGCGTTACCTGATTGTTTTTCAGTGCATCCAGAATGCGTTCACAGGCTTTGCCGTCGCCGTAAGGATTGTGCGCGCGGCTCATCGCCTGATACTCATCGTCGTCGTACAGCAGGCGCGTGACCTGCTTAACAATATCTTCGCGATCCGTGCCCACCAGCCTTACTGTCCCCGCCTCAACGGCTTCAGGACGCTCGGTGGTATCGCGCATCACCAGTACCGGTTTGCCCAGCGAAGGCGCTTCTTCCTGAATACCGCCGGAATCAGTCAGGATCAGCCACGCGTGATTCATCAGCCAGACGAATGGCAGGTAGTCCTGCGGCTCAATCAGGATCACGTTGTCGACGTGGCCAAGGATGCGGTTTACCGGCTCGCTGACGTTAGGATTCAGGTGAACCGGATAGACAATCTGTACGTCGCGATTTTGCGCGGCGATGTCTGCCAGCGCGTGACAAATTTGTTCAAAGCCTTTGCCGAAGCTTTCGCGACGGTGGCCGGTGACCAGAATCATCTTCTTGCCATTGTTGAGAAACGGGTAACGCGCGGTCAGTTCAGCGCGCAGCGCTTCATCCGCCATCACCCGATCGCGCACCCAGAACAGGGCGTCAATCACGGTATTGCCGGTAACGAAAATCTGTTCGTCGAGGGTATTTTCATCGCGCAGATTCTGGCGCGAATTTTCCGTCGGCGCAAAATGCCATGTGGCCAGGCGGCCGGTTAACATGCGGTTGCCTTCTTCCGGCCACGGCGAATTGAGATCGCCGGTACGCAGGCCCGCCTCAACGTGCCCCACAGGAATGCGCTGATAAAACGCCGCCAGGCTGGTGGCGATGGTCGTGGTGGTATCGCCGTGAACCAGCACGACGTCCGGCTTAAACGACTCAAGAATAGGTTTCAGCCCCTGCAAAATACGGCAGGTAATTTCGGTCAGTCCCTGTCCCGGACTCATGATGTTGAGATCGTAATCCGGGATAATAGAAAAAAGGTGCAGCACCTGATCGAGCATCTCCCGATGCTGCGCAGTGACGCATACTTTTGCCTCAAAATGAGGATCCTTTGCCAGCGCATGAACCAGAGGAGCCATTTTGATGGCTTCTGGTCGAGTGCCGAATACAGTCAGTACTTTCACATCGATTCTCTTCGATTGGATAATGAAGGCCAACGGCCTTCATTACAGATGCGGCGTTTAGCGAACACGGCGGCGCACTAGTGCAACCCCGGAGCCTATTAACGCACCCACAATACCCCACATGATCATCAGGAAGGCACGACGAGGGCTGTCACGTTTTACAGGTTCTTCCGGCGTACGCAAATACCGATAGGTCTGAAAACGCGGGTCCAGTATGGGGCCAACATTCAGCGTCGTCAGCATTGCCCGGTTCTGATCGTAATCCAGATCAAACTCCGGTCCCACCGCCTGCAAATTTTCCAGCCTCGCCTGAAGCATTGGGCGACCCAGCAAGAACA
Coding sequences within it:
- the wecB gene encoding UDP-N-acetylglucosamine 2-epimerase (non-hydrolyzing), with the protein product MKVLTVFGTRPEAIKMAPLVHALAKDPHFEAKVCVTAQHREMLDQVLHLFSIIPDYDLNIMSPGQGLTEITCRILQGLKPILESFKPDVVLVHGDTTTTIATSLAAFYQRIPVGHVEAGLRTGDLNSPWPEEGNRMLTGRLATWHFAPTENSRQNLRDENTLDEQIFVTGNTVIDALFWVRDRVMADEALRAELTARYPFLNNGKKMILVTGHRRESFGKGFEQICHALADIAAQNRDVQIVYPVHLNPNVSEPVNRILGHVDNVILIEPQDYLPFVWLMNHAWLILTDSGGIQEEAPSLGKPVLVMRDTTERPEAVEAGTVRLVGTDREDIVKQVTRLLYDDDEYQAMSRAHNPYGDGKACERILDALKNNQVTL